The proteins below are encoded in one region of Apium graveolens cultivar Ventura chromosome 4, ASM990537v1, whole genome shotgun sequence:
- the LOC141718598 gene encoding uncharacterized protein LOC141718598: MEKFIYALILAARKLRPYFQAHRIEAIKGHALADFILEFDSEVGDKAIVLAEPSSQGDSPVDKREKLPHPWWILHVDGDVNNSGAGAEIFLVTLEGYHLMSAIHFQFYVTNNDAEYEALINGLKIALEVGVVNLIAQSDSELEGVLKEENSKADALAKMGSQMDSIQLGQIPLGVQEIPSVPEVEVFQTQENQLEGWMTPIHNYIRTGAFPEDRRGKLHSQRGARKDLWQSLGGWFVGRQGCYWPTMKEDAFKFVRASDRCQRFTNFSNAPASSITSLASPWPFAMWGIDLIRELPKAKGGVKYAVVAVDYFTKWAEAMPMATITEKKISKELRKLCEDLNIKKDFAAVYHPKSNGQTEAINKIIKHTLKAKLEEKKGDWAEEMPMVLRSYNTTPRTTTGETPFLLTYGYEAMVPVEVGAGSLRRDLFVEEVAEVNQRLYLDLLDEARTNSQLNLVAY; encoded by the exons ATGGAGAAATTTATATACGCCCTTATCCTTGCGGCACGAAAGTTAAGACCTTATTTCCAGGCTCACCGAATAGAG GCAATTAAAGGACATGCGTTGGCTGATTTCATACTTGAGTTTGATTCTGAGGTAGGCGACAAGGCCATAGTGCTAGCAGAACCTTCCTCGCAAGGAGATTCTCCTGTTGATAAGAGGGAGAAACTCCCACACCCTTGGTGGATCTTACATGTCGACGGGGACGTGAATAATAGTGGAGCAGGCGCCGAGATTTTTTTAGTCACCCTAGAAGGGTATCATTTGATGAGTGCCATCCATTTCCAGTTTTATGTCACCAAtaatgatgctgagtatgaagctCTAATCAATGGTCTGAAAATAGCTTTGGAAGTGGGGGTGGTGAATTTAATAGCTCAGAGTGACTCTGA ACTAGAGGGAGTTCTAAAGGAGGAAAATAGTAAGGCAGATGCTTTGGCAAAGATGGGGTCGCAAATGGATAGCATCCAACTTGGACAAATTCCTTTGGGAGTCCAAGAGATACCAAGTGTTCCAGAGGTAGAAGTATTCCAGACACAGGAAAACCAGCTAGAGGGATGGATGACCCCCATTCACAACTATATTCGAACAGGAGCTTTTCCAGAGGATAG AAGAGGGAAATTACATTCTCAGAGAGGTGCACGAAAggatttgtggcaatcactcggggggtggtTCGTTGGCAGACAAGGATGTTACTGGCCAACTATGAAAGAAGATGCCTTCAAGTTTGTCCGGGCTTCCGATCGTTGCCAGCGATTCACCAACTTTTCCAACGCCCCGGCATCTTCCATTACCTCATTAGCAAGTCCCTGGCCTTTCGCCATGTGGGGAATCGATCTCATTAGAGAGTTGCCCAAAGCAAAGGGGGGTGTGAAATACGCCGTGGTGGCCGTAGATTACTTTACCAAATGGGCGGAAGCTATGCCAATGGCCACGATCACAGAAAAGAAGATAAG TAAAGAGCTAAGGAAGCTTTGTGAAGATTTGAACATCAAAAAGGATTTTGCCGCAGTTTATCACCCGAAAAGCAATGGTCAGACAGAAGctataaacaaaatcataaaacatACTTTGAAGGCAAAGTTGGAAGAAAAGAAAGGAGACTGGGCGGAGGAGATGCCCATGGTCCTCCGGTCTTACAACACAACTCCCAGAACGACTACGGGAGAAACCCCATTTCTGCTGACTTATGGGTATGAGGCCATGGTTCCCGTGGAGGtaggagccggatccctccggagAGACTTGTTTGTTGAGGAAGTTGCAGAAGTTAACCAGAGGCTCTACTTGGATTTGTTAGACGAAGCCCGAACAAACTCTCAATTAAATCTTGTTGCATATTAG
- the LOC141718031 gene encoding protein LOW PHOTOSYNTHETIC EFFICIENCY 1, chloroplastic, with product MQAPSILFQRGELLVGTYLDYELGSPCYNSSIRRRKGLACYRRSSAELIVSTRNRRKTSKHCVRRPGHDFGSFVFTKHSIVKFYIFREPVRDYNRTSFASAWALEGQEVEGVSTKGDSNSLDRQTDENVGLNGYHVNNVEGNDLANRKNEKPQNCSTENVEEFGKGRSKRIDVRALGSDLQLAKTPDDVEEVLKDMNNVPLQVYSSLIRAFGRENNVDSALALFNWLKRKKKDSSGVGPNLFIYNSLLGTLKQTGKYKEGEEVMNDMAAEGIQPNIVTYNTLMGIYLAEGREVDALNLFEEIQLKGLCPSPASYSTALLAYRRLEDGFGALNFFLDIREKYKNNELGNDLDEDWNNEFAKLENFIVRICYQVVRQWLVKTENLSTNVLKLLAEMDMAGLQTGKAEYERLVWACTRDEHYVVAKELYSRIRDMDSEISLSVCNHIIWLMGKAKKWWAALEVYEDLLDKGPKPNNMSYELVVSHFNTLLTAAKKRGIWRWGVRLLNKMEEKGIKPGSREWNAVLIACSKAAETSAAVQIFKRMIENGEKPTVISYGALLSALEKGKLYDEALQVWKHMLKMGVEPNLYAYTIMGSVYAGQGKFGIVDSIIQEMVTSKIEPTVVTFNAIISACARNNFGGSAYEWFERMKVHNVEPNEVSYEMLIEALTNDGKPRLAYDMYVRAYISGMNLSVKAYDAVIESAQTYISTIDVSSMGPRPRERKKKVQIRKNMSEFSKLAGVPRRGKPFERKELYAPETIL from the coding sequence atgcAAGCTCCAAGTATTTTATTTCAAAGGGGTGAGCTTTTGGTGGGAACTTATTTAGATTATGAACTGGGTTCACCTTGTTATAATTCAAGTATAAGGAGAAGAAAAGGACTAGCTTGTTATAGAAGAAGCTCTGCTGAGTTAATTGTATCAACTAGAAATAGGAGAAAAACTAGTAAGCACTGTGTTAGGAGACCTGGTCATGATTTCGGAAGTTTTGTTTTTACCAAGCACTCCATTGTTAAATTTTATATATTCCGCGAGCCTGTAAGAGATTATAATAGGACAAGTTTTGCCTCGGCATGGGCATTGGAAGGACAAGAAGTTGAGGGTGTAAGTACGAAAGGAGATTCAAATTCGTTAGATAGGCAGACAGATGAGAATGTGGGTTTAAATGGCTATCATGTGAATAATGTTGAAGGGAATGACTTGGCTAATAGAAAAAACGAAAAACCACAAAATTGTTCTACAGAAAATGTAGAAGAGTTTGGCAAAGGAAGGAGCAAAAGAATTGATGTTCGTGCTTTGGGGTCAGATTTACAGCTCGCCAAAACTCCAGATGATGTGGAGGAGGTTCTTAAAGATATGAATAATGTTCCCCTCCAAGTGTACTCGTCGTTGATTAGAGCGTTTGGCAGAGAGAATAATGTTGATTCTGCATTGGCTCTTTTCAACTGGCtaaagagaaaaaagaaagatTCAAGCGGTGTTGGGCCTAACCTTTTCATTTATAATAGTTTATTAGGCACGCTGAAACAGACTGGGAAATACAAGGAAGGGGAAGAGGTCATGAATGATATGGCTGCGGAAGGCATACAGCCCAACATTGTGACTTACAACACATTGATGGGGATTTACTTGGCTGAAGGCCGGGAAGTTGACGCCCTTAACCTTTTTGAGGAGATACAGTTGAAGGGCCTATGTCCATCCCCCGCTTCATACTCTACAGCTTTGTTGGCTTATCGTAGACTAGAAGATGGATTTGGAGCCTTAAATTTTTTTCTTGATATAAgagaaaaatacaaaaacaaCGAACTAGGAAATGACCTTGATGAGGACTGGAATAATGAGTTCGCCAAACTAGAGAATTTCATTGTTCGAATATGCTATCAGGTTGTGAGGCAATGGCTCGTCAAGACTGAAAACCTAAGCACTAACGTATTGAAACTTTTAGCAGAAATGGACATGGCTGGCCTTCAAACTGGCAAGGCAGAATATGAGCGCCTTGTCTGGGCTTGTACTCGTGATGAGCACTATGTTGTGGCAAAAGAATTATATAGTAGGATACGAGACATGGATTCTGAGATAAGCCTGTCAGTCTGCAATCATATAATCTGGTTAATGGGGAAGGCTAAGAAGTGGTGGGCGGCGCTGGAGGTTTACGAGGATTTGCTGGATAAGGGACCAAAGCCAAATAACATGTCATATGAATTGGTAGTTTCTCATTTTAATACTCTACTTACTGCTGCTAAGAAAAGAGGAATTTGGAGATGGGGTGTTAGATTGCTGAACAAGATGGAAGAGAAAGGTATAAAACCGGGAAGCAGAGAATGGAATGCAGTTCTCATTGCCTGCTCCAAAGCAGCCGAAACTTCTGCTGCTGTACAAATATTTAAAAGGATGATAGAGAATGGTGAAAAGCCGACAGTTATATCCTATGGTGCATTGCTCAGTGCTCTTGAAAAAGGGAAGTTATACGATGAGGCCTTACAGGTGTGGAAGCACATGCTAAAAATGGGTGTGGAGCCAAATTTGTATGCCTACACAATTATGGGTTCAGTTTATGCCGGACAAGGAAAATTTGGTATCGTCGATTCAATCATCCAAGAAATGGTCACATCTAAGATTGAACCAACAGTCGTCACATTCAATGCCATTATTAGCGCGTGTGCTCGAAATAATTTTGGGGGCTCAGCATATGAATGGTTTGAGCGTATGAAAGTACACAATGTTGAGCCAAATGAGGTTAGTTATGAGATGTTGATCGAGGCACTCACAAATGATGGTAAGCCAAGGCTTGCTTATGATATGTATGTAAGAGCTTACATCAGTGGTATGAATCTCTCTGTAAAAGCGTATGATGCAGTTATTGAATCTGCACAGACTTATATTTCTACAATTGACGTCAGTTCCATGGGTCCACGCCCGAGGGAGAGAAAGAAAAAGGTGCAAATCAGAAAGAATATGTCGGAATTCTCTAAACTAGCCGGTGTACCTAGGAGAGGTAAGCCATTTGAAAGAAAAGAACTTTATGCTCCAGAAACAATATTGTAG